The DNA segment cagggacttccctggtggtgcagtggttgagagtccgcctgccgatgcgggagacacgggttcgtgccccggtccgggaggatcccacatgccgcggagaggctgggttcgtgagccatggccgctgagcctgtgcgtccggagcctgtgctccgcaacgggagaggccacaacagtgagaggcccgcgtaccacaaaaaaaaaaaaaaaaaccaagtatgTAGATTGTTGCTTTAGACATAATTGTGTGACTATTGCACACTATAGTGTAAACCTAACAAGGGAAAGTTCGGGGCAGGCGGGTGGGTAGGAAGCACCCCATCACTATATGATCTTCCTCCAGGGATGCTTGGAAGGGGATGCTGGCACTGGGAGAGAAGCTGGCCTGAATGTCATCAGAAGTCTCtccgagggaattccctggaggtccctCCAGGGAATGGagaactccgtgcttccactgcagggggcagatgttcgatccctggtcagggagataAGATGctgcatgctgcacagcacagccaaaataaataaacaaacaaacaaaaaaagaattctctcCAAGCCTGAAGGATTCGGATTCATAGTGACTCTGATTCTCCATCCCACCCCCTAATGATAATTGCTGACTTGGCTGGCCAAGACACACAAGTTTTCATCTTCAGGAAACATTGTTTCTGCACATTCTATGACCTCTTCTCCATGCCTGCTTTTCCAGCTGTTGGCAGCATCTCTCAAGATGATCAGagtgggaagggaggaagagaaagcagaTCTGACCTCGCTTGCTTTATTAGTCTCTGACATGCACAGGCCCGAGAACTGCTGCCCAGACAGGTGTGTCTgcatccctctctcccctcctgttGCCATGGTGAGTGACCTGTCAGGTCCCAGGCATGAAGTAGATGCTTGGAGAAGGCTGCAGGCTGGAGGACCATTCAAGACGTCTGTTAAAAACATTAACAAGCCAGGCCTTCCCTCCCTCTGTAATGGATTAAATGTTAGCCTGCCCCGCTAATGGGTCCTTGGCCACAAAGAAACCTACAACAGCTAATGCCCTGTTCCTCATTATGTGGATTTCAGTgacagaagaaatgctttcattaTCATCTCCATTAGCAGACTTACAGATGCTTGAATCACTTGAGTCTGGGCCACCCCTGGTCACAAGCATGAAAGAGGCCATGGGACTGGGAACAAAAAAACATTGTCAACATCATCAACAAACACCATCCTGGGCTTTGGGGACACATCAGAGCAGATGCTGAACCACTAGTTAGCTCCCAGTAGGGCCAAGAGTTCCTTCAATACTGGGTTGCAGGCTTAGAGGAAATGGGCTGTCACGTAAATGGTGTGGAAGTTACAATTTACCAAGGACTCCTTCTCAGCAAAGTATACCAGGAGCCATGCTTGTGTATAGGACATTCAAGTTGGTGGTGGGATACAGCAAGCATGACTCTGCAGGTCTCTCATTCCTCACAGGGGACAGCTTAGCTTCGTTGGAGACACTAGGATTCCCATCAGTGCAGAGTAAGGTCCTGGCCAGAACCCAGGAAGCCCCCAGTGAGCACCGGTTGAGCGTTTTTCACCAAGTCTGAGCTAGGACTTTGGGTTTTCTCTCTTGGGGAGAAGGCATGCTCTGtatgtgtggagaaaagtgaaaaaaatactggtgacaaaaagaacagaatgggGACATTCTTAGGACTCTTGTCAAAGTTCCTATTCGCCTCCTTCTGTGCATATGACAGGCCTGTAGTTCCTCAACCCCTGAAGTTAGGTGTGGCCATGAAACTCACTTTGGACAATGAAATGTCAGTAGAATGAGCATTTATCATTTCAGTGGAAGTAAAAGAATAAGGTAGAGGCGATAATTGAAGAGACAATGCCTGaccattttccaaaacaaatgaaagacaCTAATCCATAGATTCCTGAGGTCCAAccaacaaataaaaggaaagaataaataaaaagaaatccacaggTCGACATCGTAGTGAAATTGTaggaaaaccaaagataaagaaaagttcTTTGAAACAGACCTATGAAAAGACATAGATTCACTTCAAAAAAAGTGAGGTAACCATGGGATTCTGAATTCTTAACCACAGGATAGAAGTTAGAAAGAAACTGGGCTCTGCTTcaacatgaagaaagaaaatagcacaACTACTCTCAGCAAAAATAACTTCGAGAAGGAGGGTGAAATAAATACACTTTCAGACAAACGAAATCGAAAGTGTTTGTCAAGAggaaattcttaaaaaagaaaactttgagcAGAAACAAAGTGATCCCACGTGGTGAGTCTGAGATGCAAAAGCAGATAGAAGTAAATGTGAGCACAAGTGTAAACAAACCAGCAATACCATCTTGTGACGCTTCCTTTAAAATTAGGCTGAAATACAGGGAACATAACATAATAAGTCAGGAGGGAAGCAAATGAAGGAAAAGCCCTGTATTATCCAGGAAGAAGGGAATACTTATCAACTTTAAGCCTTGATAAGTTATCtataaatgttttcattgtgGAGTAACCACGAAACGATTAGTTCTACAATGCATAACTTACAAAATAGTGAAAGaaatgggaagattttttttaacgtctatttaaaataagggaagaaaggagaaaaaaaatgaaccaaagagTAGGCTAGGGAGCACAAAATAAGATGGTAGGTTTAAAcccaaatatatcagaaattatATTAAACATGTAGGTTTAAAGACAGGTAaataataaattaggagtttgggattagcagatacaaattattatatataaaatagataaacaacaaggtctcactgtatagcacagagaactatattcaatatcctgtaataaaccataatggaaaagaatatatatatatatattcagatatatatatatctgaatcactttgctgtacaccagaaactaacacaatattataaatcaactatacttcaatttaagaaaaagacaacagtTTTGAATGGCAGCTTCCCCCAAGCCCACCTTGTCCCTTGAAAGCGATGGGCAACAAGCAGCCTCTTTCTGATGACACACGCTGCCCATTGTGACTGTCCGTGACTGCCCCGAGACATCACATAGTTTGAGTCAGAGGCAAGGGCGGGCTGCCACATACCTTCTTCACCTGCCTGAGGGGCTGCTGTGGTTTGGGCTCTTGCATCTGTTTTGTGTGGTTCTTCTGTCTCATGTGCCATTTGATGACTGTCTGCTCTCTGTGCAGCTGCTCCTAATAGCCCCTTGTCCTTCTTCAACCCACCGCTCGTGGTCTCAAagagcagggagcacaggttGTTCTGACATGCGCCAACAGAGCTCCAAGGGCCAACGCTGGCAGAGGACTGCTCCGTCTTTCTTACCAAAGGGCTTTTCCACGAAGGACGTTTCATTCTGACTCCGGGCATCGGACTCCTCTGCTTCAAGAATTATTTCCCATGGAGCCAGAAGCCTTACAAATTTGCCCTTACAACCCTCAACACCGAATCCCACTCAGAAGATTTCAATACCACCTGGCATCATGCAGGAGAAAGAACCCCAAAAAAGCTAAAAAGATGGCCAGCTGCAAATACAACGCCTGCCACGTGTTCCCCATCAAAAAGCTGGAGGAGCATGAGGCTGCCTGTGTCAACAGAAGCACAGTGGAGGAAGAGGACAGCTTGAGCCCTCTGAAGTTCAGCCTTCCGAGTTCAGAGCAGAACGGAAACACCCCTCCAGTGTCCCGCTGGCTCCCCAACTCTGATGTCTGGAATGTAGATAGCACGAATTCCCACCCCATGTTTGTCCTTAAGACTTTTGTTCCCCAAAAGCTTACTTGTGAAATCGACgcgagagagtcagagagagaggacCACACCCCATCCCTGACCCCCCCGCCAGAAGATCATCAGACCAGGAGAGTAAACCGCCAGCCGCAGAAAGGAGATGCAGGCGTCTTAAATGCATGAAAGGAGATGCAACTCACCagaataaaaggcatacaaagtCAACTACAGTGGGATGCTCCTTTTTACCTAACAGATAGGTTTAATAACACTCTGCTGACAAAAATGGGACAAAATGGGCACTTTCATAACATTGGTAAGAGAACGTAAGTTGGTAAACTTCgctggagggcaatttggcaatagcTATAAAAATTATCAACGTGATGgagtaattctacttctgggtttTCATCCTGTAATATATTCACACATGTGGACAATGAGGTAAGAACAAGGGTATTCATGGCAGCATCATGTGTAGCAGCAAAAGGTCCGAACTGATCTAAATATCCGTTGGGAgtatttgatgaaataaattatggTGCCGCCAGGTGATGAAATAGTATGCTGCCGTGAAAAAAGAGCGAGGACACTCTTTCGTAAGACGTGGAAAGGCTAAGACATGTTGTTTAACTCAGAGACGAGCACACTTTTTCTATAaaaggccagagagtaaatatttcaggctttgcgaGTCATATGGTCTGTGTCACAACTATTCAGCTCTGCCTTGGTAACatgacagcagccacaggaaatatGTAGACCACGAACAGAACTGTTTACAGAAACCGGtgatgggctggatttggcctgtggtcTGTTGTATGCCAAGCCCTACTGCAACTGATCAAAGCCAAGTCCATGTCACTGTTTTTGTAGATTTGTGGAAGAGGACTGTGTAAGGATGTGCTTGTACTTGCATAGAATTTCTCTTCAAGGGTACATTAGCACAGGGGTCTTCCCACAAAGCCTGAAATGTTCACTGTCTGATCCCTTACAGAAAATATGTGCTGCCCTCTTCCCTAACGTCAGCTGCCCCAGGGAAGACAACTAGGTGATTGCAGGACAGGGAAGAGAGAGTTTTTACCTATAGTAACTTTTATATATGAACACACTTGAATGCATCATCtggtcaaaaaattaaaatacacattttttctaaAACAGCAAAAGACttaaatcttttgaaatttttcagaagGAAGTCTTAACTGCtaagttttttttaagtactcATAACTTTGTCACCCCTGGCCCCTTCAACTGTTTCTACAAAGTGTTACATAAAGATTTCTTCttggaaaaaaggagaagttctGGGTGTTGGCCCTTGAAATTCCATGGTTAATAAAATGCTTGGACTAGAGAATTGCCACATAGGAAGTAGGTGAAATAAGAAAGTGGTGTGTAGGGCATATAGCTGCAAACTATAGGTCACCAAgaccaggagggcttccctggtggcgcagtggttgagagtccgcctgctgatgcagggaacatgggttcgtgccccggtccgggaagattccacgtgccgcggagcggctgggcccgtgagccatgaccactgagcctgtgcgtccggagcctgtgctccgcaacgggagaggccacaacagtgagaggcccgcgtaccgcaaacaaacaaaaaaaaaaaacaagaccaggaaaaaaagagtaatttgGTTTGgggaatgaataaaacaaattggTCATGAGTTAGTTATTGTTGGAGCTGAGTAAAGAATAAATTTTacattctctctacttttatataaatgtgtttattttaccattttactattctctatttttatataaatttgaaatcttacataataaaaatagtttaaaatatattttaatatatttacaatatattttaatataaagatatatcatacaatattatatattttatataaattacatatattatctattttaataaaaagttttaaaaatacatatataaatttgaaatcttccataataaaaatagttttaaaatatattttaatatatttttataatatatttactattatatctaatatataaaatatattagatatattataaaaatatatattgggggagggataaattcagagtttgggattggcagatacaaactattatacataaaatagataaacagcaaggtcctactgtatagcacagggaactatattcaatatcttataataaactataatggaaaagaatatgaaaaagaatatatatatataaaaaactgaatcactttgcggtataccagaagctaacacaatattgtaaatcaactatacttcaatttttaaaaatttaagcatatatatattatattatatattatgtacaaaTGTATATTATtacaaatgtatattatatattatatttttaattaagaggtttaaatatataaatatatatttatatgcaatatatattttaaatatatattatagaagatttcaaatttatataaaaataagagagaTAGTAAGATAAactatatatgcatgtatatagtgtatgtgtgtatatatatatatatatatatatactgaatgcaatgtggtatcctgggttggattctggaacagaaaaagatattAGTGGAAAACTTGGTGAAATACAAATAAAGCCTGTAGTTTAGTTAACAGCATTCTACTGATGCGAATTTCTTAGTTTTGctgagtgcttccctggtggcgcggtggttgagaatccgcctgccgatgcaggtgacacgggctcgagccctggtctggtaag comes from the Delphinus delphis chromosome 15, mDelDel1.2, whole genome shotgun sequence genome and includes:
- the GTSF1L gene encoding LOW QUALITY PROTEIN: gametocyte-specific factor 1-like (The sequence of the model RefSeq protein was modified relative to this genomic sequence to represent the inferred CDS: deleted 1 base in 1 codon; substituted 1 base at 1 genomic stop codon) — its product is MEPEALQICPYNPQHRIPLRRFQYHLASCRRKNPKKAKKMASCKYNACHVFPIKKLEEHEAACVNRSTVEEEDSLSPLKFSLPSSEQNGNTPPVSRWLPNSDVWNVDSTNSHPMFVLKTFVPQKLTCEIDARESERETTPHPXPPRQKIIRPGE